A region of Zetaproteobacteria bacterium DNA encodes the following proteins:
- a CDS encoding arsenical-resistance protein codes for MMNDNPKPLGLFARYLTLWVFLAILAGIGLGNVAPGLFHALGGMEVAHINLPVAVLIWAMILPMLLKIDYSALHEVWRHRRGIGVTLAVNWLVKPFSMALFGFIFLRVLFADWLDPARVNDYIAGLILLAAAPCTAMVFVWSRLVGGHPQFTLTQVALNDVIMVFAFAPIVGLLLGVAQVVVPWDTLFLSVLLYIVIPVVIAYIGRKMLLARNRLEDVLHMMDPVSMAALLVTVVLLFGFQGEQIIRQPLVILLLAIPITVQVYFNSMLAYWLNR; via the coding sequence ATGATGAACGACAACCCCAAACCCCTCGGGCTCTTCGCCCGCTACCTCACCCTCTGGGTGTTTCTGGCCATCCTGGCCGGCATCGGCCTCGGCAATGTGGCGCCAGGGTTGTTTCATGCCTTGGGCGGCATGGAGGTGGCGCACATCAACCTGCCGGTGGCGGTGCTGATCTGGGCCATGATTCTGCCGATGCTGCTCAAGATCGACTATTCGGCGCTGCACGAGGTCTGGCGTCATCGCCGCGGCATCGGCGTGACGCTCGCCGTCAACTGGCTGGTCAAGCCGTTCTCGATGGCCCTGTTCGGCTTCATCTTCCTGCGGGTGCTGTTTGCCGACTGGCTCGACCCCGCCCGCGTCAACGACTACATCGCCGGGCTGATCCTGCTGGCCGCCGCCCCCTGCACGGCGATGGTCTTCGTCTGGTCGCGGCTGGTGGGCGGTCATCCGCAGTTCACGCTCACGCAGGTGGCGCTGAATGATGTGATCATGGTGTTTGCCTTCGCGCCCATCGTCGGCCTGCTGCTTGGCGTGGCACAGGTTGTCGTGCCGTGGGATACGCTGTTCCTGTCGGTGCTGCTCTACATCGTGATTCCGGTCGTGATTGCATACATCGGCCGCAAGATGCTCCTGGCCCGCAACAGACTGGAGGACGTGCTGCACATGATGGACCCGGTTTCGATGGCGGCGCTCCTGGTCACGGTCGTGCTGCTGTTCGGTTTCCAGGGCGAGCAGATCATCCGCCAGCCGCTGGTGATCCTGCTGCTGGCGATTCCGATCACGGTGCAGGTCTATTTCAACTCGATGCTGGCCTACTGGCTGAACCG
- a CDS encoding ArsR family transcriptional regulator — translation MELVARFKGLADSVRLRIARLLCYHEELCVCHLTRALALPQSTVSRHLNIMRHSGLVAAERRGKWVYYRAVREDPMVASLLALIAERTASDPVGREDCARLGGEVPCDGEGAPGPID, via the coding sequence CTGGAGCTCGTCGCGCGCTTCAAGGGGCTGGCCGATTCGGTGCGGTTGCGCATCGCCCGCCTGCTGTGCTACCACGAGGAGCTCTGTGTCTGCCATCTGACTCGGGCGTTGGCCCTGCCGCAGAGCACGGTATCGCGTCATCTCAACATCATGCGCCATAGCGGCCTGGTGGCTGCGGAGCGGCGGGGAAAGTGGGTCTACTACCGGGCGGTGCGTGAGGATCCGATGGTGGCGTCGTTGCTCGCCCTGATTGCAGAGCGGACCGCGTCGGATCCGGTGGGGAGGGAGGATTGCGCCCGCCTGGGCGGCGAGGTGCCGTGTGACGGGGAGGGTGCGCCCGGCCCTATTGATTGA
- the rpiA gene encoding ribose-5-phosphate isomerase RpiA encodes MTQDEMKEKVAAAALEYVAEGTIIGVGTGSTANKFIDALAAKRGAIRGAVASSNASAERLAGRGIRVVELNRALDEVGRLSVYIDGADEFDPQRCLTKGGGGALTREKIVAAASERFVCIVDESKQVERLGAFPLPVEVIPMAERLVAGALRALGGDPRLRQGFTTDNGNVILDVHGLVIEDPPALEDRINAIPGVVTNGIFARQRADLILMGTPTGVVTI; translated from the coding sequence ATGACTCAGGATGAAATGAAGGAGAAGGTTGCCGCCGCTGCACTGGAGTATGTGGCGGAGGGAACCATCATCGGCGTCGGTACCGGGTCGACGGCCAACAAGTTCATCGATGCCCTGGCCGCAAAGAGGGGGGCGATCCGTGGGGCGGTGGCCAGCTCCAATGCCAGCGCGGAGCGGCTGGCCGGGCGGGGTATCCGGGTGGTCGAGCTCAACCGGGCGCTCGATGAGGTGGGGCGGCTTTCGGTCTACATCGATGGTGCCGACGAGTTCGATCCGCAACGTTGTCTCACCAAGGGGGGAGGCGGGGCGCTCACCCGTGAGAAGATCGTCGCCGCCGCCTCCGAGCGCTTCGTCTGCATCGTCGACGAGAGCAAGCAGGTGGAGCGGCTCGGGGCCTTTCCATTGCCGGTCGAGGTGATTCCGATGGCCGAGCGGCTGGTCGCAGGCGCACTGCGGGCGCTTGGCGGGGATCCTAGGTTGCGTCAGGGCTTCACCACCGACAACGGCAACGTCATCCTCGACGTGCATGGCCTGGTGATCGAGGATCCTCCGGCGCTGGAGGATCGGATCAACGCCATTCCCGGCGTGGTGACCAACGGGATCTTCGCCCGTCAGCGGGCCGATCTGATCCTGATGGGCACGCCCACCGGAGTCGTGACCATCTAG
- a CDS encoding fructose-bisphosphate aldolase class II: MALISLRQLLDHAAENDYGMPAFNVNNMEQVHAIMEAAAEVDSPVIMQGSAGARKYAGEPFLRHLIAAAIEQYPDIPVVMHQDHGSSPAVCLRSIQSGFSSVMMDGSLLEDAKTPSSYEYNVEVTRKVCEMAHAGGVSVEGELGCLGSLETGEAGEEDGVGAEGKLDTDMLLTDPDQAADFVEQTGVDALAIAIGTSHGAYKFTKPPTGAVLRIDRIKEIHAKLPNTHLVMHGSSSVPQDWLKVINEYGGDMGETYGVPVEEIVEGIRHGVRKVNIDTDLRMASTGAIRRHLAENPSNFDPRKFYGAAKEAMKEICKARFEAFGSAGQASRIKPKSLEAMVAFYS; this comes from the coding sequence ATGGCTTTGATTTCATTGCGTCAGTTGCTCGATCATGCAGCGGAGAACGACTACGGCATGCCGGCGTTCAATGTCAACAACATGGAGCAGGTTCATGCCATCATGGAGGCGGCGGCCGAGGTCGACAGCCCGGTGATCATGCAGGGGTCGGCGGGGGCGCGCAAGTATGCGGGGGAGCCCTTTCTGCGCCATCTGATCGCCGCCGCGATCGAACAGTATCCCGATATCCCGGTGGTGATGCACCAGGACCACGGCTCCTCGCCCGCGGTCTGCCTGCGCTCGATCCAGTCGGGCTTCTCTTCGGTGATGATGGACGGCTCCTTGTTGGAGGATGCCAAGACTCCGTCGAGCTACGAGTACAACGTCGAGGTCACCCGCAAGGTGTGTGAGATGGCCCATGCCGGTGGCGTCTCGGTGGAGGGGGAGCTGGGCTGCCTCGGGTCGCTGGAGACCGGCGAGGCCGGTGAGGAGGATGGCGTCGGCGCCGAAGGGAAGCTGGACACCGACATGCTGCTCACCGATCCCGATCAAGCGGCCGACTTCGTGGAGCAGACCGGCGTGGATGCATTGGCCATCGCCATCGGCACCAGCCACGGCGCCTACAAGTTCACCAAACCGCCCACGGGCGCGGTGCTGCGGATCGACCGGATCAAGGAGATCCATGCCAAGCTGCCGAACACCCATCTGGTGATGCACGGCTCCTCCTCGGTGCCGCAGGATTGGTTGAAGGTGATCAACGAGTATGGCGGCGACATGGGCGAGACCTACGGGGTACCGGTCGAGGAGATCGTGGAGGGAATCCGTCACGGGGTGCGCAAGGTGAACATCGACACCGACCTGCGCATGGCCTCCACCGGGGCCATTCGCCGCCATCTGGCCGAGAACCCCTCCAACTTCGATCCGCGCAAGTTCTACGGCGCGGCCAAGGAGGCGATGAAGGAGATCTGCAAAGCCCGTTTCGAGGCGTTCGGCTCGGCCGGTCAGGCATCGAGGATCAAGCCCAAGTCGCTGGAGGCGATGGTCGCTTTCTACAGCTGA
- the pyk gene encoding pyruvate kinase → MGNKRRTKIVATLGPASESPEMLERMVAAGVNVVRLNFSHGTAAEHCQRAERVRAVARKLGVVVGLLADMQGPKIRIGSFRKGRTMLQPGQRFTIDVALDLDAGDDERVGVTYKQLIDDVEPGARLLLNDGLIVMDVERIEGSAIHCRVVQGGELSNSKGINRAGGGLSAAALTDKDREDIRTACAIGVDYVAISFPRDGEDIRLARRLVRAAGGDAGIVAKVERAEAVEHLDSILDASDAVMVARGDLGVEIGDAAVPPVQKRILRKAPKYHCPVIVATQMMESMIHNPIPTRAEVNDVANAVIDGADAVMLSGESAAGRYPVEAVEAMDRTCRETERHRVFPSQATRDPSPPRSVNECIARSVMEAARMLPIKAIVAFTESGSTALYMSRHLGEVPIYALTPVERTLGRVSLYRNVTPIILPIHYTKATDAPRATEDVKRLLLSRGIVEEDDLIAMTMGTPMGKSGATNMMKIVRAGDHYDYDGTDSITIEEKER, encoded by the coding sequence ATCGGCAACAAGCGCCGCACCAAGATCGTCGCCACGCTCGGCCCGGCCTCCGAGAGCCCGGAGATGCTGGAGCGGATGGTTGCCGCCGGCGTCAACGTGGTTCGGCTCAACTTCTCTCATGGTACGGCCGCGGAGCACTGCCAGCGGGCGGAGCGGGTGCGGGCGGTGGCGCGCAAGTTGGGTGTCGTGGTCGGGCTGCTCGCCGACATGCAGGGGCCCAAGATCCGGATCGGCAGCTTTCGCAAGGGGCGGACCATGCTCCAGCCCGGCCAGCGCTTCACCATCGATGTGGCGCTCGATCTCGATGCGGGCGACGACGAGCGGGTGGGGGTGACCTACAAGCAGTTGATCGACGATGTCGAGCCTGGCGCAAGGCTGCTGCTCAACGACGGGCTGATCGTCATGGACGTGGAGCGGATCGAGGGGAGCGCGATCCACTGCCGGGTGGTTCAGGGCGGAGAGCTCTCCAACAGCAAGGGGATCAACCGTGCCGGCGGGGGGCTGTCGGCCGCGGCGCTCACCGACAAGGACAGGGAGGATATCCGAACCGCCTGTGCTATCGGTGTCGATTATGTCGCCATCTCTTTCCCGCGGGACGGAGAGGACATCCGGCTTGCGCGCCGGCTGGTGCGTGCGGCCGGCGGGGATGCCGGTATCGTGGCCAAGGTGGAGCGGGCCGAGGCGGTGGAGCATCTGGATTCCATTCTCGATGCATCCGATGCGGTCATGGTCGCGCGTGGAGACCTGGGGGTCGAGATCGGCGATGCCGCCGTACCTCCGGTGCAGAAGCGGATCTTGCGCAAGGCGCCCAAGTACCACTGCCCGGTGATCGTCGCCACCCAGATGATGGAGTCGATGATCCACAACCCGATCCCGACCCGCGCGGAGGTCAACGACGTGGCCAATGCGGTGATCGACGGCGCCGATGCGGTGATGCTTTCCGGCGAGTCGGCCGCAGGCAGGTACCCGGTCGAGGCGGTGGAGGCTATGGACCGCACCTGCCGTGAGACCGAGCGCCATCGGGTCTTCCCGTCGCAGGCGACACGCGATCCCAGCCCTCCGCGATCGGTCAACGAGTGCATCGCCCGTTCGGTGATGGAGGCGGCGCGGATGCTGCCGATCAAGGCGATCGTCGCCTTCACCGAGAGCGGCAGCACCGCCCTCTACATGTCCCGCCATCTGGGCGAGGTGCCGATCTACGCGTTGACTCCGGTTGAGCGGACCCTCGGTCGGGTGAGCCTCTACCGCAATGTCACCCCCATCATCCTGCCGATCCACTACACCAAGGCGACCGACGCCCCCCGCGCCACCGAGGATGTCAAGCGGTTGTTGCTCAGCCGCGGGATCGTCGAAGAGGACGATCTGATCGCGATGACCATGGGGACCCCGATGGGGAAGTCGGGGGCGACCAATATGATGAAGATCGTCCGTGCGGGCGATCACTACGATTACGACGGAACGGACTCGATCACAATAGAAGAAAAGGAGAGATAG